A single region of the Anaerococcus urinomassiliensis genome encodes:
- the cysS gene encoding cysteine--tRNA ligase: MKIHNTLTRKTEEFIPIEENKVRMYVCGPTVYDYMHIGNARPLVVFDTFRRYLKYRGYDVTYVVNFTDVDDKIINKSIEEGITTKEVTDRYIKAYMEDTNDLNIDEEDTIHPRATEVMDDIIDFVADLVEKGAAYESDGDVYFRVAKAKDYGKLSGKNVEDLLHGASNRLEDTDTSKKESPLDFALWKKTKKEGEVAWDSPWGKGRPGWHIECSTMSKKILGETIDIHAGGEDLEFPHHENEIAQSETLNEKTFANYWMHNGMIQVDGTKMSKSLGNFFTLHDIKKEYDLMVIRFWLLTTNYRQPINFTREIIEGASKSLDRINNAVFRLEDLLAGASGDEIAEGEKVLLDELYDFENKFIQVMDNDLNTADGITVIFDLVKFANTKVSGDNTKALIKTVLDKFLELEEVLGIKNIKKSHEGIDEDKILALIEERTAAKKSKDYQRADAIRDELDQMGVAIKDTREGVKWELK, from the coding sequence ATGAAAATTCATAACACGCTCACAAGAAAGACAGAAGAATTTATACCAATAGAAGAAAACAAAGTAAGAATGTATGTCTGTGGGCCTACTGTTTATGACTATATGCACATAGGAAATGCAAGGCCTTTGGTAGTATTTGATACCTTTAGAAGGTATTTAAAATACAGGGGTTACGATGTGACTTATGTAGTAAACTTCACAGATGTTGACGATAAGATTATCAATAAATCTATCGAAGAAGGGATTACTACAAAAGAAGTAACTGATAGATATATTAAGGCCTACATGGAAGATACTAATGACCTAAACATCGACGAAGAAGATACCATCCACCCAAGAGCGACTGAGGTAATGGATGATATCATAGACTTTGTAGCTGACCTAGTAGAAAAAGGTGCAGCCTACGAATCTGATGGAGATGTTTACTTTAGAGTAGCAAAAGCTAAGGACTACGGCAAACTTTCTGGCAAAAATGTAGAGGACTTGCTCCACGGAGCAAGCAATAGGCTTGAAGATACTGACACAAGCAAGAAAGAAAGCCCACTAGACTTTGCCCTTTGGAAGAAGACCAAAAAAGAAGGCGAAGTTGCTTGGGACTCTCCATGGGGTAAGGGCCGTCCAGGTTGGCATATAGAATGCTCAACTATGAGCAAGAAAATCCTTGGAGAAACCATAGATATACACGCTGGTGGGGAAGATTTGGAATTCCCTCACCACGAAAACGAGATTGCCCAGTCAGAAACATTAAATGAAAAGACCTTTGCCAACTACTGGATGCACAATGGAATGATCCAAGTAGACGGAACAAAGATGAGTAAGTCTTTAGGCAACTTCTTCACCCTTCACGATATCAAAAAAGAATATGATCTTATGGTAATCCGCTTTTGGCTATTAACAACCAATTACCGTCAACCAATCAACTTCACACGTGAGATTATAGAAGGTGCATCAAAGTCCCTAGATAGGATAAACAATGCTGTATTTAGACTTGAGGATTTACTAGCAGGGGCAAGCGGAGATGAAATAGCAGAAGGTGAAAAAGTTCTATTAGATGAACTTTATGACTTTGAAAATAAATTTATCCAAGTTATGGACAATGACCTAAACACAGCTGATGGTATAACAGTGATTTTTGATTTGGTAAAATTTGCCAATACAAAAGTAAGTGGTGATAATACAAAGGCATTAATCAAAACAGTATTGGACAAATTCTTAGAACTTGAAGAAGTCTTGGGTATCAAAAATATCAAAAAATCTCACGAAGGAATTGATGAGGACAAGATCCTAGCTCTAATAGAAGAAAGAACTGCTGCAAAGAAAAGCAAAGACTACCAAAGAGCAGATGCTATTCGCGATGAACTTGACCAAATGGGTGTAGCCATAAAAGATACGCGCGAGGGCGTCAAATGGGAGCTTAAGTAA
- the gltX gene encoding glutamate--tRNA ligase, producing MSDVRVRFAPSPTGYLHIGGLRTALFNYLYARHTDGTMILRIEDTDRTRFVEGALENLLKALAWSGVEIDEGVVLDENGQVTEKGEYGPYIQSDRVKAGIYDKYIEKLIDEDKAYYCFCSQERVDAVRDQQKADGLTPKYDGLCRSIPKEEAKQRVANGEEYTVRLKLPHDREISFEDRIKGKITFNTNDMDDQVLIKRDGYPTYHFAVVVDDHLMKITHVVRGDEWISSTPKHVYLYEAFGWEAPEYIHLPTVLNENHKKYSKRNGDGMVEDFIEEGYTAEGLINFLALLGWSPDSEEEIFSMEELARQFDFDRVNKTGAVFDKRKLDWVNGHYVREMSVEDLAKAIKPFMVKAGLISEDYSDEKMNLLASTWQSAIDKFSDAPNLSKNYYIEDSEVDFDEEAKEVLKEEDSRKLVDAFLAKLAEVDELDQEFASTIMKTLQKETGIKGKNLWFPIRAAITGSVHGPDLTSVMLIMGKEKIAKRLNYVKENL from the coding sequence ATGAGTGACGTTAGAGTAAGATTTGCCCCATCTCCAACCGGTTACCTACACATCGGTGGACTTAGGACAGCATTGTTTAACTATCTTTATGCAAGACATACAGATGGAACAATGATATTAAGAATAGAAGATACCGACAGAACCAGATTTGTAGAAGGAGCTTTGGAAAACTTATTGAAAGCTTTGGCTTGGTCTGGTGTTGAGATTGATGAAGGGGTTGTGCTTGATGAAAATGGTCAAGTTACAGAAAAAGGTGAATACGGCCCATACATCCAATCTGACAGAGTAAAAGCTGGTATCTATGATAAATATATAGAAAAATTAATTGATGAAGACAAGGCTTACTATTGCTTCTGCTCACAAGAGAGAGTTGATGCAGTTCGTGACCAACAAAAAGCCGATGGTCTTACACCAAAATACGACGGTTTGTGCCGTTCTATACCAAAGGAAGAAGCTAAACAAAGAGTAGCAAATGGTGAAGAATATACAGTTAGACTAAAACTTCCACATGATCGTGAGATTTCTTTTGAGGATAGAATCAAGGGAAAGATTACTTTCAATACAAATGATATGGACGACCAAGTTCTTATCAAACGTGATGGCTACCCAACCTACCACTTTGCAGTAGTAGTAGACGACCACTTGATGAAGATTACCCACGTTGTTCGTGGAGATGAGTGGATATCATCAACACCAAAACACGTTTACCTATACGAAGCCTTTGGCTGGGAAGCACCAGAATATATCCACCTACCAACCGTACTAAATGAAAACCACAAAAAATATTCAAAACGTAATGGCGATGGAATGGTAGAAGACTTCATAGAAGAAGGCTACACAGCAGAAGGTTTGATCAACTTCCTAGCACTTCTAGGTTGGTCACCAGATAGTGAAGAAGAAATCTTCTCTATGGAAGAACTTGCTAGGCAATTCGACTTTGATAGAGTAAACAAAACTGGAGCTGTATTTGATAAGAGAAAACTAGACTGGGTAAATGGCCACTATGTTCGTGAAATGAGCGTAGAAGATTTGGCAAAAGCAATCAAACCATTCATGGTAAAAGCTGGTCTAATTAGTGAAGATTATTCTGATGAAAAGATGAACCTACTTGCAAGCACCTGGCAATCAGCCATTGATAAATTCTCAGATGCTCCAAACTTATCAAAAAATTATTATATAGAAGATAGCGAAGTTGACTTTGATGAAGAAGCAAAAGAAGTACTAAAAGAAGAAGACTCAAGAAAATTAGTTGATGCTTTCTTAGCAAAACTTGCTGAAGTTGACGAATTAGACCAAGAATTTGCATCAACAATTATGAAAACCCTACAAAAAGAAACAGGTATCAAAGGCAAAAACTTGTGGTTCCCAATTAGGGCAGCCATCACAGGATCAGTTCACGGACCAGATCTTACAAGTGTAATGCTAATAATGGGCAAGGAAAAAATTGCCAAGAGATTAAACTACGTAAAGGAAAACTTATAG
- the pepF gene encoding oligoendopeptidase F: MKKRNEVDVKETWAIEDLFESDEVFLASIEEIKNMAADFAKNHQSFTSSEDIYNALNEYSNIHALADRLGTFAGITMETDTTDASMAKRYANFANEMSKVDASLSFFTSMLAKTDNKLLEETKEKYPEYTYYLDQIIKNSKYLLSDETEKVLANLMPTFDAPYKNYNDMRYGDMDFEDFEYDGEKIVLNHNTFEEFLESDPRDDLRRDAFKRYHDVLRKYENADASVYMTHVENEKRISDIRGYESVFHYLLSMQDVDFDIYENHIDTIMKELAPHMRKYAGIIKKVYGLDQMTYADLKLDINPDFEPEVTIDQARDYIVEGLSNLGEEYSTVLKRAFDERWIDYAQNIGKRTGAFASGPYGSHPFIMTTYNNKMSQVMTLAHELGHAGQFYYTNNNQNAINSDMSMYFVESPSTANEITMERFLLNKAEDDREKLWVLSTMISKTYYHNFVTHFIEAAFQREVYRKVEDNESLTAADLDRIFKEKLEEFWGDAVVLTEGAELTWMRQPHYYMGLYPYTYSAGLSVGTVISDKIVNGTEEDRDRWLEVLKSGGSMGPIELAEKAGVDMTSTKPISETVAFIGSIIDQIDELCEKLGMYK, encoded by the coding sequence ATGAAAAAAAGAAATGAAGTTGATGTTAAGGAAACTTGGGCTATTGAAGACCTTTTTGAAAGTGATGAGGTTTTTCTAGCTAGTATCGAAGAGATTAAAAATATGGCGGCTGATTTTGCTAAAAATCACCAGTCTTTTACAAGCTCTGAGGATATCTACAATGCATTGAATGAATATTCTAATATCCATGCCCTTGCTGATAGGCTTGGAACTTTTGCTGGAATTACTATGGAAACTGATACTACCGATGCATCCATGGCAAAGAGATATGCGAATTTTGCCAATGAAATGAGTAAGGTTGATGCTTCTTTGAGCTTTTTCACATCAATGCTTGCTAAAACTGATAATAAACTTTTGGAAGAGACTAAGGAAAAATATCCGGAATACACATATTACTTGGATCAAATTATCAAAAATTCCAAGTATTTATTATCTGATGAAACAGAAAAAGTTTTGGCAAATCTCATGCCAACATTTGACGCCCCTTACAAAAACTACAACGATATGCGTTATGGGGATATGGACTTTGAAGATTTTGAATACGATGGAGAAAAAATTGTTCTAAATCACAATACTTTTGAGGAATTTTTGGAATCTGATCCACGCGATGATTTGCGTAGAGATGCTTTCAAGAGATACCACGATGTTTTGAGAAAATATGAAAATGCAGATGCTTCTGTTTATATGACTCATGTAGAAAATGAAAAGAGAATTTCTGATATCCGTGGCTACGAATCAGTATTTCATTATCTTTTGAGTATGCAAGATGTAGATTTTGATATTTATGAAAATCATATAGACACTATTATGAAAGAACTTGCTCCTCATATGAGAAAATATGCAGGAATTATCAAGAAAGTTTACGGTCTTGACCAAATGACCTATGCTGATCTAAAACTAGATATTAATCCAGATTTTGAACCTGAAGTAACAATAGACCAAGCTCGTGATTACATTGTCGAAGGCCTTTCAAATCTTGGTGAAGAATACTCTACTGTTTTAAAACGAGCTTTTGATGAGAGATGGATTGACTATGCACAAAATATTGGCAAGAGAACAGGTGCCTTTGCTTCTGGCCCTTATGGTTCACATCCATTTATCATGACAACTTACAACAACAAGATGAGCCAAGTTATGACTCTTGCTCATGAATTGGGCCACGCTGGACAATTCTACTATACAAACAACAATCAAAACGCCATAAATTCTGATATGTCCATGTACTTTGTGGAATCACCATCTACTGCAAATGAAATCACCATGGAAAGATTTTTGCTAAACAAAGCAGAAGATGACAGAGAGAAACTTTGGGTTCTATCAACTATGATTTCAAAAACCTACTACCACAACTTTGTAACTCACTTTATCGAAGCTGCTTTCCAAAGGGAAGTTTATAGAAAAGTTGAAGATAATGAAAGTTTAACAGCAGCAGATTTGGACCGAATTTTTAAAGAAAAATTGGAAGAATTCTGGGGTGATGCAGTTGTATTAACTGAAGGTGCAGAGCTAACATGGATGAGACAACCTCACTATTATATGGGCTTATATCCATACACATATTCTGCAGGATTATCTGTAGGCACAGTTATTTCTGACAAAATCGTAAATGGCACAGAAGAAGACAGAGATAGATGGTTAGAAGTACTAAAATCTGGTGGATCAATGGGACCAATCGAACTAGCTGAAAAAGCTGGAGTTGACATGACAAGTACAAAACCAATTTCAGAAACTGTTGCATTCATTGGTTCAATCATAGATCAAATTGATGAACTTTGCGAAAAACTAGGCATGTATAAATAA
- a CDS encoding aminopeptidase produces MDKRIENFAKLAVEFGVNVKDGEDVLITSPVENPDLARLITRAAYEKGARNVSIDWRDDAITRLTYENQDQETLNEVPAWKIEKLKYQIADKKSNRISIYAEDPDLLNGLDEAKISEAVRENSKATKEFVKYTMNDIVSWLVISVPTKKWAKKVFPDLSEDEAYDKLWETILTVSRVEESWEDTKANWSKHIETLEEKATYLNDHQFDKVHYESSNGTDLWVKLPKDHIWMSAGSKNAKGDLFIPNMPTEEVFTAPQYDGVDGRLVASKPLVYNGVVINDFEFTFEGGKVVDFDAKEGKETLEKMLDSDEGSKYLGEIALVPYDSPISKSNILFYNTLFDENASCHFALGKAYPTCVVGGADLDDSELNGRGINDSLIHEDFMVGTSDLKITGYKNEEEYPIFVDGNWAI; encoded by the coding sequence ATGGACAAAAGAATTGAAAATTTTGCCAAACTTGCTGTTGAGTTTGGTGTTAATGTTAAAGATGGTGAAGATGTTTTAATCACTTCTCCTGTTGAAAACCCAGATCTTGCTAGGCTTATTACAAGGGCCGCTTATGAAAAAGGTGCTAGGAATGTTTCTATTGATTGGAGAGATGATGCTATTACAAGACTCACTTACGAAAACCAAGATCAAGAAACGCTAAATGAAGTTCCTGCTTGGAAGATTGAAAAGTTAAAATATCAAATAGCTGACAAAAAATCAAACAGAATTTCAATCTATGCCGAAGACCCAGATCTATTAAACGGTCTTGATGAAGCTAAGATTTCCGAAGCAGTTCGTGAAAATTCAAAAGCTACCAAAGAATTTGTAAAATATACTATGAATGATATTGTAAGCTGGCTTGTAATATCAGTTCCAACCAAAAAATGGGCAAAAAAAGTATTCCCAGACCTTAGCGAGGATGAAGCTTATGACAAACTTTGGGAGACAATTCTTACAGTATCAAGAGTCGAAGAATCTTGGGAAGATACAAAAGCAAATTGGTCAAAACACATTGAAACACTCGAAGAAAAGGCAACATACCTAAACGACCACCAATTTGACAAGGTTCACTACGAATCATCAAATGGAACAGACCTTTGGGTCAAACTTCCAAAAGATCATATTTGGATGTCAGCTGGCTCAAAAAATGCCAAAGGCGACCTATTCATACCAAATATGCCAACAGAAGAAGTTTTCACAGCTCCACAATATGATGGAGTAGACGGCAGACTAGTTGCTTCAAAGCCACTTGTTTACAATGGTGTCGTAATCAACGACTTTGAATTTACCTTTGAAGGTGGAAAAGTAGTAGATTTTGATGCAAAAGAAGGTAAAGAAACTTTAGAAAAAATGTTAGATTCTGATGAAGGTAGCAAATACCTAGGAGAAATAGCCCTAGTTCCTTACGACAGCCCTATCTCAAAGTCAAACATTCTATTTTACAACACCCTATTTGACGAAAACGCATCATGCCACTTCGCCCTTGGCAAAGCATATCCAACATGTGTAGTAGGCGGAGCAGACCTAGATGACAGTGAGCTTAACGGCAGAGGAATAAACGACTCCTTAATCCACGAAGACTTCATGGTAGGAACAAGCGATCTAAAAATAACTGGCTACAAAAACGAAGAAGAATATCCAATATTTGTTGATGGTAACTGGGCAATTTAA
- a CDS encoding DUF3169 family protein, producing MNKKKFVLLLIAGLLVGAFSGMLFENVGLTELGKSIKFFLIKNVFAIVISVMIVSILISYVFYRKSKIEIEKGLEGEDPIPTKYTNISLMVRDISIFIIFGLGSMWGMSMGVYSPESWINLREMVILIASLIVYIILISVIFQKNYEFIQKIEPNRKTDTLDLKFNKKFIEESDEMKKSEYYEKGYKGYQAIILTNFIMLVVLAGLSYYTDVGILAPILIAISSIIGIIASR from the coding sequence ATGAATAAGAAAAAATTTGTGTTATTATTAATAGCTGGACTTTTAGTGGGTGCATTTTCTGGAATGCTATTTGAAAATGTAGGTCTAACAGAATTGGGAAAAAGTATTAAATTTTTCCTAATCAAAAATGTATTTGCTATAGTTATTTCAGTTATGATAGTTAGTATTTTAATTTCATATGTTTTCTATAGAAAATCTAAGATAGAGATAGAAAAAGGACTTGAGGGCGAAGATCCAATACCTACTAAGTATACTAATATAAGCTTGATGGTAAGGGATATAAGTATATTTATAATCTTTGGTCTAGGGTCTATGTGGGGCATGTCAATGGGTGTCTATTCTCCAGAATCTTGGATTAATCTAAGAGAAATGGTGATTCTCATAGCTTCTCTTATAGTTTACATAATCCTAATATCAGTGATTTTTCAAAAAAATTATGAGTTTATACAAAAGATAGAGCCAAATAGAAAAACAGATACCCTTGATTTAAAATTTAATAAAAAATTTATAGAAGAATCTGACGAAATGAAAAAAAGCGAGTATTACGAAAAAGGCTACAAGGGATACCAGGCTATAATACTTACAAATTTCATAATGCTAGTAGTCTTGGCTGGTCTTTCTTATTATACAGACGTAGGAATCCTAGCTCCAATTCTTATAGCTATTTCTTCTATAATAGGAATAATTGCAAGCAGATAA
- a CDS encoding helix-turn-helix transcriptional regulator — protein MKLINNLSFLRKEKGINQTDLGRLVGVSRQTISLIERGDYNPSVMVALSLAKVFDVSVEDIFTLEEDNE, from the coding sequence TTGAAACTAATTAATAATCTTTCCTTTTTGAGAAAGGAAAAAGGAATTAATCAAACAGATTTAGGAAGGCTGGTAGGAGTGTCTAGGCAGACCATAAGCCTTATAGAAAGAGGAGATTACAATCCTTCTGTAATGGTTGCTCTAAGTCTTGCTAAAGTTTTTGATGTGAGTGTTGAGGATATTTTTACTTTGGAGGAAGATAATGAATAA
- a CDS encoding glucosamine-6-phosphate deaminase, with protein sequence MKVIVSKDYDEMSKKAADLIVNMLIDKPQAKFGFATGSTPIGLYENLAKAEKEGEISFKYSKSVNLDEYIGIDKENDQSYQYFMNENLFNKVSFKEGATHLPYAPEADEKYAKEYDKLLDEFGQRDVQILGLGPNGHLAFNEPAEKLNQRTSIIKLSDETIKANSRFFESEDDVPKYAISMGMADVFNAKMLVVLASGKNKHEVVKRIIEEDTIYPEFPASFLHLHPNVYLFVDEDAYQG encoded by the coding sequence ATGAAAGTAATAGTATCAAAAGATTATGACGAAATGAGCAAAAAAGCTGCTGATCTTATCGTCAATATGTTGATTGACAAACCTCAAGCAAAATTTGGTTTTGCTACTGGATCAACACCAATCGGTTTATATGAGAACTTAGCTAAGGCTGAAAAAGAGGGTGAGATTTCCTTCAAATATTCAAAAAGCGTAAACCTAGACGAATATATTGGCATTGACAAGGAAAACGACCAATCTTACCAATACTTTATGAACGAAAACTTATTTAACAAAGTAAGTTTCAAGGAAGGTGCAACTCACTTGCCATATGCACCAGAAGCAGACGAAAAATATGCCAAGGAATATGACAAACTCTTAGATGAATTCGGTCAAAGAGATGTACAAATCCTAGGCCTTGGACCAAACGGTCACTTAGCATTTAACGAACCAGCAGAAAAACTAAATCAAAGAACATCAATCATCAAGCTATCAGATGAAACAATAAAGGCAAACTCAAGATTCTTTGAAAGCGAAGATGATGTGCCAAAATATGCTATATCAATGGGTATGGCAGATGTTTTCAATGCAAAAATGTTAGTTGTTCTTGCAAGTGGCAAAAATAAACATGAAGTTGTAAAAAGAATCATAGAAGAAGACACCATTTATCCAGAATTCCCAGCAAGCTTCTTACACCTACACCCAAATGTATATTTGTTTGTAGATGAAGATGCTTACCAAGGCTAA
- a CDS encoding helix-turn-helix domain-containing protein, translating to MISKVLAGNSIKSIAIENGINDGQLYSWVNKYKNYGYNGLVNKKKGRKSKNTFLPALLLLIVKSSYFKVFLTVSTCWTNLWSFVCFD from the coding sequence ATGATATCTAAAGTGTTAGCTGGAAATTCCATAAAATCTATAGCAATCGAAAATGGAATCAATGATGGACAACTTTATTCATGGGTTAACAAGTATAAAAATTATGGATATAATGGTCTTGTGAATAAAAAGAAAGGCCGTAAATCTAAAAATACNTTTCTCCCTGCTCTTTTGTTATTAATAGTTAAATCTAGCTACTTCAAAGTATTCTTGACCGTGAGCACATGCTGGACAAATCTTTGGAGCTTCGTATGCTTCGATTAG
- the rbr gene encoding rubrerythrin, whose protein sequence is MTLKGTKTAQNLITSFVGECQANMRYTYAAKTAKKEGYVQISRIFEETAMNEREHAARFYKFLKEEYKLEDIELNENYTKWPVVWHDTSTNLQGAIDGENDEAENMYPSFADVAEEEGFPEIARAYRHIAKAEEAHRNRYQKLKDNIDEGKVFKKDEKVVWMCGNCGYLIEAYEAPKICPACAHGQEYFEVARFNY, encoded by the coding sequence ATGACATTAAAAGGTACAAAAACTGCACAAAACTTAATTACTTCTTTTGTTGGTGAATGCCAAGCAAACATGAGATATACTTATGCAGCAAAAACTGCTAAAAAAGAAGGATATGTTCAAATTTCTCGTATATTTGAAGAAACAGCTATGAACGAAAGAGAACACGCAGCTAGATTCTACAAATTCCTAAAAGAAGAATACAAACTTGAAGATATCGAACTAAATGAAAACTACACAAAATGGCCAGTAGTTTGGCATGATACATCAACAAACCTACAAGGTGCTATCGATGGAGAAAACGACGAAGCAGAAAATATGTATCCATCATTTGCAGACGTTGCTGAAGAAGAAGGCTTCCCAGAAATAGCTAGAGCATATAGACACATTGCAAAAGCTGAAGAAGCTCACAGAAATAGATATCAAAAATTAAAAGACAATATTGATGAAGGTAAAGTATTCAAAAAAGATGAAAAAGTTGTTTGGATGTGCGGTAACTGTGGTTATCTAATCGAAGCATACGAAGCTCCAAAGATTTGTCCAGCATGTGCTCACGGTCAAGAATACTTTGAAGTAGCTAGATTTAACTATTAA
- a CDS encoding AbgT family transporter, producing the protein MPHIIYIVLGLLILMSLLTYVIPAGNFAVDGNGNIDASNFNYLGHQTPVSFKDLFFMLAGGLAAASATIWVVMISGANMEVVLDTGAIDNTLNYATIKLRDKSTKVLIPALYFLILILASFASTDALIAVVPIGVLFAKKLKLDPIAALSVSFFPSVIGFGLGITIRVIPVQALFDLPMLSGFGMRFVILLIFGIVGYLFTRSYVNKITKDPTKSLMYDTGWSPESEEIIEEEVNVNVEAPVRSFVVLALLIIQYLLLVVYILKVGDRPMDFMLSFFLVYTFILGLVGGMKLNEIAVSMTKGISKMALVGLIIGFATSMQTIMVQGNIIDSIVYNVTRPLMGLNRSLSAVGITIIITILNPIIPSAMAKAAALIPIVSPIASALDIHNQVALQAFLFGDSFTNIISPALGWTMGALAIAGVPYSKWVKWVVKPVLVFILLSCIVVYVLNSIGWTGM; encoded by the coding sequence ATGCCACACATAATTTATATCGTTCTTGGTCTGTTAATACTTATGAGTTTATTGACATATGTAATACCAGCAGGTAATTTTGCAGTTGATGGAAACGGAAATATAGATGCAAGTAACTTCAACTATTTAGGGCATCAAACACCAGTAAGCTTTAAGGATTTATTCTTTATGTTGGCAGGAGGGCTAGCTGCTGCTTCGGCTACTATTTGGGTGGTAATGATATCGGGGGCTAATATGGAGGTAGTATTAGATACTGGTGCAATAGATAATACGCTTAACTATGCAACGATAAAATTAAGAGATAAATCCACAAAAGTTTTAATCCCAGCATTATATTTTTTAATATTAATTTTAGCATCATTTGCCTCGACTGATGCATTAATAGCTGTTGTCCCTATAGGAGTATTATTTGCAAAGAAATTAAAGTTAGATCCAATAGCTGCTCTATCTGTATCATTTTTTCCATCTGTAATTGGTTTTGGATTAGGAATAACAATAAGAGTAATTCCAGTTCAAGCATTATTTGATTTGCCAATGTTATCCGGATTTGGAATGAGATTTGTAATATTATTAATATTTGGTATTGTTGGATATTTATTTACAAGATCATATGTAAATAAAATTACTAAAGATCCTACTAAATCATTGATGTACGATACAGGATGGAGTCCTGAATCAGAAGAAATTATTGAAGAGGAAGTAAACGTAAATGTAGAAGCTCCAGTTAGAAGTTTCGTAGTATTAGCTTTACTTATCATCCAATATCTTTTATTAGTAGTTTATATATTAAAAGTTGGTGATAGACCTATGGACTTTATGCTATCATTTTTCTTAGTCTATACTTTTATCTTGGGTTTAGTAGGAGGAATGAAACTCAATGAAATTGCAGTTTCCATGACCAAAGGGATATCGAAAATGGCACTTGTTGGTTTAATAATAGGTTTTGCAACTTCAATGCAAACTATAATGGTGCAAGGTAATATTATTGATTCAATTGTGTACAATGTGACTAGACCATTGATGGGATTGAATAGATCACTTTCTGCAGTAGGTATAACGATTATAATTACAATATTGAATCCAATAATCCCATCAGCTATGGCAAAAGCAGCTGCACTAATACCTATTGTAAGCCCTATTGCCAGCGCCCTAGATATACATAATCAAGTAGCACTTCAAGCATTTCTATTTGGGGATAGTTTTACAAATATAATATCTCCTGCTTTAGGTTGGACTATGGGTGCGTTGGCAATTGCAGGAGTACCATATAGTAAATGGGTTAAGTGGGTTGTAAAACCCGTATTAGTCTTTATATTACTTTCGTGTATTGTAGTTTACGTACTAAATTCTATTGGTTGGACGGGAATGTAG